From the Leptolyngbya sp. O-77 genome, one window contains:
- a CDS encoding RelA/SpoT family protein translates to MNATTLTLPTDVELPDWLRECLISQACPVTGDRSDNPRSDASVVCDAFNFAYQLHEGQKRASGEPYIAHPIAVAGLLRDLGGSSAVIAAGFLHDVVEDTEVTVEELEERFGSEVSRLVEGVTKLSKFNFESKTERQAENFRRMFMAMAQDIRVIVVKLADRLHNMRTLEHLPDAKRRQIALETREIFAPLANRLGIGRFKWELEDLAFKYLEPEAYREIQALVIEKRGDRESYLETTVEEVREELTRSGIHCVELKGRPKHLYGIYQKMQRQQKEFHEIFDITAVRIIVNTIDECYRSLAVVHNLFRPIPGRFKDYIGLPKPNRYQSLHTVVIGHGGRPVEVQIRTVEMHHVAEYGIAAHWKYKETGKSTVTRFSPDDEKLTWLRQLLDWQNDLKDAQEYLESVRTNLFDDDVYVFTPQGDVIPLAQRSTPVDFAYRIHTEVGNRCAGAKINGRIVPLDTVLRNGDIVEIITQKNAHPSLDWLNFVVTPGARNKIRQWYKRSNREENVQRGRDMLERELGKKGFEALLKSEQMQVTAVRCNYQTPEDLLAAVGYGEVTINHVLNRLRDATKALQPVTPVATTAEEEALLLNPPPQPTRPAPKTHDSPIQGVEGLLYHLAGCCTPIPGEPIIGVVTQGSRGISIHRQGCSNTDSVPGDRLIPVSWNAAETTSSRTQTYPVQIQLEVIDRVGVLKDILSRLSDYNINVRNAQVKTFPGQTAVINLGIDIRDHNQLERTFTQIRKMSDVVQLRRVNDAETG, encoded by the coding sequence ATGAACGCCACAACCCTCACGCTACCCACTGATGTTGAACTGCCTGACTGGCTCCGAGAATGCCTGATTTCTCAAGCCTGTCCAGTCACCGGAGATCGTTCTGACAATCCCCGCTCGGATGCGTCGGTTGTCTGCGATGCGTTCAACTTTGCTTATCAGCTTCATGAAGGGCAAAAGCGGGCCTCTGGCGAACCCTATATCGCTCATCCCATCGCCGTTGCGGGGCTGTTGCGCGATCTGGGGGGCAGCAGCGCTGTCATCGCCGCTGGGTTCCTGCATGATGTGGTCGAAGATACGGAGGTCACGGTTGAGGAACTGGAGGAGCGCTTTGGCAGCGAAGTGAGTCGCCTAGTAGAGGGCGTAACCAAGCTATCGAAGTTTAACTTTGAGAGCAAAACCGAGCGCCAGGCCGAAAACTTTCGCCGCATGTTTATGGCGATGGCGCAGGATATCCGGGTGATTGTAGTGAAGCTGGCCGATCGCCTCCACAATATGCGAACCCTGGAGCATCTGCCCGATGCCAAGCGTCGCCAGATTGCTCTGGAAACCCGCGAAATCTTTGCACCGCTGGCAAACCGCTTAGGGATCGGGCGCTTTAAGTGGGAGTTAGAAGATCTTGCCTTTAAGTATCTAGAGCCAGAGGCTTATCGTGAGATTCAGGCGCTGGTGATCGAAAAGCGGGGCGATCGCGAGTCTTATTTGGAGACCACGGTGGAGGAAGTGCGCGAGGAACTAACGCGATCTGGCATTCACTGTGTTGAACTCAAGGGCCGCCCCAAACATCTCTACGGCATCTACCAAAAGATGCAGCGGCAACAAAAGGAATTCCACGAAATTTTTGACATCACGGCGGTTCGCATTATCGTCAACACTATTGATGAGTGCTATCGCAGTCTGGCTGTGGTTCACAACCTGTTTCGCCCGATTCCCGGCCGCTTCAAAGACTACATCGGCCTGCCCAAGCCTAACCGCTATCAGTCGCTTCATACGGTTGTGATTGGTCATGGCGGCCGCCCGGTCGAGGTTCAAATCCGCACTGTGGAGATGCATCACGTTGCAGAATACGGGATCGCCGCCCACTGGAAGTACAAGGAAACGGGCAAATCTACCGTGACCCGCTTTAGCCCGGATGACGAAAAGCTGACTTGGCTACGGCAACTGCTGGACTGGCAAAACGACCTCAAGGACGCGCAGGAATATTTGGAAAGCGTCCGCACCAACCTGTTTGACGATGATGTGTATGTGTTTACGCCGCAGGGCGACGTGATTCCGCTGGCGCAGCGATCTACGCCGGTAGACTTTGCCTACCGGATTCATACCGAGGTGGGCAATCGCTGTGCTGGAGCCAAGATTAATGGGCGTATTGTGCCGCTGGATACGGTGCTGCGGAATGGCGACATTGTGGAAATCATTACCCAGAAAAACGCTCATCCGTCGCTGGATTGGCTGAATTTTGTGGTGACACCGGGGGCCCGCAACAAGATTCGCCAGTGGTATAAGCGGTCGAATCGAGAGGAGAACGTGCAGCGCGGGCGCGACATGTTGGAGCGGGAGTTGGGCAAGAAGGGGTTTGAAGCGCTGCTGAAGTCGGAGCAGATGCAGGTAACGGCGGTGCGCTGCAACTATCAAACGCCGGAAGACCTGCTGGCGGCCGTGGGCTATGGCGAGGTGACGATTAATCATGTGCTGAATCGGCTGCGGGATGCTACCAAGGCGCTCCAGCCAGTGACTCCGGTGGCCACAACGGCGGAGGAAGAGGCGCTGCTGCTCAATCCGCCGCCGCAGCCCACGCGCCCCGCACCCAAAACGCATGATTCTCCAATTCAAGGCGTGGAAGGGCTGCTGTATCATCTGGCGGGCTGCTGTACGCCGATCCCCGGTGAGCCGATTATTGGGGTGGTGACGCAGGGCAGCCGGGGCATCTCGATTCACCGTCAGGGCTGCTCGAATACAGACAGTGTACCGGGCGATCGCCTCATTCCCGTGAGCTGGAACGCAGCCGAAACCACCAGCAGCCGCACCCAGACCTATCCGGTGCAAATTCAGCTAGAGGTCATCGACCGGGTAGGTGTGCTAAAGGATATCCTCTCGCGCCTCAGCGACTACAACATCAACGTCCGCAATGCTCAGGTGAAAACCTTCCCCGGCCAGACGGCGGTGATCAATCTCGGTATCGACATTCGCGACCACAATCAGCTAGAGCGCACCTTTACCCAGATCCGCAAAATGAGCGACGTGGTGCAGCTTCGCCGGGTCAACGATGCTGAGACGGGCTGA
- the patD gene encoding heterocyst frequency control protein PatD, with the protein MALSEWETYRPVYEALRSLSCSMLAQVSGEGAAPTGVADLRSLFNRLQTQFQQQILTLDLSGLDGTIAAQVSALHTEMAKQLRLLSMDLLFLQTARQPETTRQRTEQMGDRLRLLMRYCDAVLGEEA; encoded by the coding sequence ATGGCTTTATCAGAATGGGAGACCTATCGTCCGGTTTACGAGGCCCTGCGATCGCTCTCTTGCTCTATGCTGGCACAGGTTTCGGGTGAGGGGGCAGCCCCCACAGGGGTTGCAGATTTGCGTTCATTATTTAACCGATTACAGACGCAGTTTCAGCAGCAGATTTTAACGCTCGATTTGAGCGGGCTGGATGGGACAATCGCGGCTCAAGTCTCTGCACTCCATACTGAAATGGCAAAGCAACTGCGGCTGTTAAGTATGGACCTGCTGTTTTTGCAAACGGCGCGACAGCCCGAAACTACCCGGCAGCGAACCGAGCAGATGGGCGATCGCCTGCGCTTGCTGATGCGCTATTGTGATGCTGTTTTGGGAGAGGAGGCATGA
- a CDS encoding zf-TFIIB domain-containing protein has translation MDCLKDRGVQLVDVVLRGNLPAQQCPDCDGCWIAPEDYHAWKQGQPQPMPETVNLEAAANHPPAPLDTRTALCPDCGGFLSRVKTGATMNPFYVERCPQCGGIWCDRGEWDALRAMGISAIIDQLFSSDWQSRMRTREMLHRERLAMIDKLGEDLALQVFALAQQLEHHPNGDFGVAYLMRRVGGSEAGLE, from the coding sequence ATGGACTGCCTGAAAGATCGGGGAGTGCAACTGGTAGATGTGGTGCTGCGGGGAAACCTGCCCGCTCAGCAATGCCCAGACTGTGACGGCTGCTGGATCGCGCCAGAAGACTATCACGCTTGGAAGCAGGGTCAGCCCCAGCCCATGCCCGAAACCGTGAACCTGGAGGCCGCCGCCAACCATCCACCCGCTCCGCTGGACACGCGGACTGCCCTCTGCCCCGACTGCGGCGGTTTTCTGTCGCGGGTGAAAACGGGCGCAACCATGAACCCGTTTTATGTGGAGCGGTGTCCCCAGTGTGGCGGCATCTGGTGCGATCGCGGCGAATGGGACGCACTCAGAGCAATGGGCATTAGCGCCATCATCGACCAGTTGTTTTCTAGCGATTGGCAAAGCCGAATGCGAACCCGCGAAATGCTGCATCGAGAGCGCCTAGCCATGATCGACAAGCTCGGCGAAGACCTGGCGCTGCAAGTCTTTGCTCTAGCACAGCAGCTTGAGCATCACCCCAATGGAGATTTTGGCGTGGCCTATTTGATGCGGCGGGTCGGCGGGAGTGAGGCAGGGCTGGAGTGA
- a CDS encoding glycoside hydrolase family 1 protein encodes MTYAFPDSFFWGAATSSYQIEGAIAAEGRKPSVWDTFAETPGRVLNGDTGAIACDHYHRFREDVALMAELGIRHYRFSIAWPRVIPDGRGAVNEAGVDFYRRLVDCLEEHGITPYATLFHWDSPQALEDRYGSWRSREMAQDFAEYVAAVVARLGDRISHWITMNEISCFTHLGYGVGQVPTHAPGTVVDTPKDVWQTSHHALLGHGLACQAIRAASPGPCTVALVDNYAVTVPIAETPAHIAAAQTAFHTAWANGGIIFPALTGAYSPLLLAQLGADAPDIQDGDLQTICQPLDALGLNVYSGSYVRAADHADGFEMLPFPASYPRLHMPWLWLLPDCLYWGVRHVSEVLGQGQLPIWVTENGCAVEDVLTEQGEVLDCDRILYLRQHLQAAHRAVSEGYPPARLLCLEPAG; translated from the coding sequence ATGACCTATGCCTTTCCCGACTCCTTCTTTTGGGGTGCTGCGACCTCGTCTTATCAGATCGAGGGAGCGATCGCCGCTGAGGGCCGCAAGCCCAGCGTGTGGGATACCTTCGCCGAAACGCCAGGACGGGTGCTGAATGGGGATACTGGGGCGATCGCCTGCGACCACTACCACCGATTTCGAGAAGACGTGGCGCTGATGGCGGAGCTGGGGATCAGGCACTATCGCTTCAGCATCGCCTGGCCCCGCGTGATCCCCGACGGGCGCGGCGCAGTGAACGAGGCAGGCGTGGATTTTTATCGGCGGCTGGTGGACTGCCTGGAGGAACATGGGATCACGCCCTACGCAACCCTGTTTCACTGGGACAGTCCCCAGGCGCTAGAAGACCGCTACGGCTCCTGGCGCAGCCGCGAGATGGCACAGGACTTTGCAGAGTACGTGGCGGCGGTGGTGGCACGGCTGGGCGATCGCATTTCGCACTGGATCACCATGAACGAAATTTCCTGCTTTACGCACCTGGGCTATGGCGTGGGGCAGGTTCCCACTCACGCACCGGGAACTGTCGTGGACACGCCAAAAGACGTGTGGCAAACGTCGCACCACGCGCTGCTGGGGCACGGGCTGGCCTGCCAAGCCATCCGCGCTGCGTCGCCCGGCCCCTGCACCGTAGCACTGGTGGATAACTACGCCGTCACTGTGCCGATCGCCGAAACGCCAGCACATATCGCCGCCGCCCAAACCGCCTTTCACACCGCCTGGGCCAACGGCGGCATCATTTTTCCGGCACTGACCGGAGCCTACAGCCCGCTGCTGCTGGCACAACTGGGAGCCGACGCGCCCGACATTCAAGACGGCGACTTGCAGACCATTTGCCAACCGCTGGATGCGCTGGGGCTGAATGTCTACTCTGGCAGCTATGTGCGAGCGGCGGATCATGCCGACGGGTTTGAGATGCTGCCCTTTCCGGCCAGCTATCCCCGACTGCACATGCCCTGGCTATGGCTGCTGCCAGACTGCCTCTACTGGGGTGTGCGCCATGTGAGCGAAGTGCTGGGGCAGGGCCAACTGCCCATATGGGTGACGGAAAACGGCTGCGCGGTGGAAGACGTGCTGACAGAGCAGGGAGAGGTGCTGGACTGCGATCGCATTCTTTACCTGCGGCAACACCTGCAAGCTGCCCACCGCGCCGTGTCCGAAGGCTACCCCCCTGCGCGGCTACTTTGTCTGGAGCCTGCTGGATAA
- a CDS encoding family 1 glycosylhydrolase yields the protein MRGYFVWSLLDNFEWAWGLRSPLRG from the coding sequence CTGCGCGGCTACTTTGTCTGGAGCCTGCTGGATAACTTTGAGTGGGCCTGGGGGCTACGATCGCCGCTTCGGGGCTGA
- a CDS encoding family 1 glycosylhydrolase — MGATIAASGLTYVDFDTQQRIPKASAHWYAECIRQHRVV, encoded by the coding sequence CTGGGGGCTACGATCGCCGCTTCGGGGCTGACCTATGTGGATTTTGACACCCAGCAGCGCATCCCCAAAGCCAGCGCCCACTGGTACGCCGAGTGCATCCGACAACATCGGGTGGTCTAG
- the murD gene encoding UDP-N-acetylmuramoyl-L-alanine--D-glutamate ligase, whose protein sequence is MPSAYVIGLGKSGVAAARLLHRQGWQVTVSDSGSSDALRSIQQSLQAEGISVLLGHRLEPDPAQMQQIVVSPGVRWDLPALETARALGIETIGEMELAWRSLSSIPWVAITGTNGKTTTTALTAAIFRAAGLNAPACGNIGYAACEVVLSKEGKTTSRLSPDAPIPQNPTSPDWIIAEISSYQIESSSTLAPQIAVWTTFTPDHLSRHYTLENYYSIKASLLARSPLQIFNGDDPYLRSTSDRWPDACWTSVAGKDKLLGDPTRGAYVADGWAIALGERIVPIDALKMVGPHNTQNLLMAVLAARLAGVEKEAIAHAVETFPGVPHRLEHIRTWRGIDFINDSKATNYDAAQVGLAAVPAPAILIAGGEAKEGDDTVWLTTIQQKAAAVLLIGSAAEAFAKRLDRIGYSRYEIVETLDRAVKRSAEIGQQLNAQIGLHTVLFSPACASFDQYPNFEARGDHFRTLCLAL, encoded by the coding sequence ATGCCGTCGGCTTATGTAATTGGGTTAGGAAAGTCAGGCGTTGCTGCCGCGCGGCTGCTGCATCGGCAGGGCTGGCAGGTGACAGTCAGCGACTCTGGCAGTTCCGATGCCCTGCGATCGATTCAGCAGAGCCTCCAGGCAGAGGGCATTTCCGTTCTGCTGGGGCATCGGCTAGAGCCAGATCCCGCCCAGATGCAGCAGATCGTCGTCAGCCCCGGTGTGCGGTGGGACTTGCCCGCGCTAGAAACCGCCCGCGCCCTCGGCATCGAAACCATCGGGGAAATGGAACTGGCGTGGCGATCGCTCTCCAGCATTCCCTGGGTCGCCATTACGGGCACCAACGGCAAAACCACCACCACCGCCCTCACTGCCGCCATCTTCCGAGCCGCCGGGTTAAACGCGCCCGCCTGTGGAAATATTGGCTACGCCGCCTGCGAAGTCGTGCTGAGTAAAGAGGGAAAAACGACTAGCCGCCTCTCTCCTGATGCGCCTATCCCCCAAAATCCAACATCCCCTGACTGGATTATCGCCGAGATCAGCAGCTACCAGATCGAATCCTCCTCAACCCTAGCGCCCCAGATTGCCGTCTGGACAACCTTCACGCCCGACCACCTCAGCCGCCACTACACGCTGGAAAATTACTACAGCATCAAGGCATCGCTGCTGGCGCGATCGCCCCTGCAAATTTTCAACGGCGACGATCCTTACCTGCGTAGCACGTCCGACCGCTGGCCCGACGCCTGCTGGACAAGCGTGGCGGGCAAAGACAAGCTGCTGGGCGATCCGACGCGGGGCGCGTATGTGGCAGACGGCTGGGCGATCGCCCTGGGGGAACGCATCGTGCCCATAGACGCGCTGAAAATGGTGGGCCCCCACAACACCCAAAACCTGCTGATGGCAGTGCTGGCGGCGCGGCTGGCGGGCGTGGAGAAAGAGGCGATCGCCCATGCCGTCGAAACCTTTCCCGGTGTGCCGCATCGGCTGGAACATATCCGCACCTGGCGGGGCATCGACTTTATTAACGACAGCAAAGCGACGAACTACGACGCGGCGCAGGTGGGACTGGCGGCCGTGCCCGCACCCGCCATCCTGATCGCTGGGGGGGAAGCCAAAGAAGGCGACGACACCGTCTGGCTGACCACGATTCAGCAAAAAGCCGCCGCCGTTTTGCTCATTGGCAGCGCTGCCGAAGCCTTTGCAAAACGCCTGGATCGCATTGGCTACTCGCGCTACGAAATCGTCGAAACGCTCGATCGCGCCGTGAAGCGCAGCGCCGAGATTGGTCAGCAGCTGAACGCCCAAATCGGACTCCACACTGTACTCTTTTCACCCGCCTGCGCCAGCTTTGACCAATATCCTAACTTTGAAGCGCGGGGCGACCACTTTCGCACGCTGTGTCTGGCGCTGTAG
- a CDS encoding Uma2 family endonuclease, whose translation MIQTRPRFLSFEEYLSYHDETENLYELFNGELVEVPPESGLNTEIANFLFSLFLPIVGHRRVRGHGLELEVRGEPKNRYPDLTILREEHIQLLKSRNTIRLNMAPPLLVIEVVSPGDLQRDRDYIAKRSQYQDIGIPEYWIVDPQDNAVTVLTLLETTYSQVERFQGEERVRSPQFPNLQITSAQIFGAGADG comes from the coding sequence ATGATTCAGACCCGGCCCCGGTTTCTCAGCTTTGAAGAGTATCTGTCTTATCACGACGAGACAGAGAATTTGTATGAACTATTTAATGGAGAGCTAGTCGAAGTGCCGCCAGAGTCCGGATTGAATACGGAGATAGCAAATTTTTTGTTCTCGCTCTTTTTGCCCATTGTTGGACACCGTCGAGTCCGCGGGCACGGGCTGGAACTGGAAGTGCGCGGAGAGCCTAAAAACCGCTATCCCGACCTCACCATTCTTCGAGAAGAACACATTCAGTTGCTCAAAAGCCGCAACACGATTCGGCTGAACATGGCTCCGCCGTTGCTGGTAATTGAAGTTGTCAGCCCTGGAGACTTGCAGCGCGATCGCGATTATATTGCCAAGCGATCGCAATATCAGGACATCGGCATTCCTGAGTATTGGATTGTCGATCCACAGGACAACGCGGTCACGGTTCTGACGCTGCTGGAGACTACTTATTCCCAGGTAGAACGCTTTCAGGGAGAGGAAAGGGTGCGATCGCCCCAATTCCCTAACCTGCAAATCACCAGCGCACAAATCTTTGGCGCTGGAGCCGATGGCTGA
- a CDS encoding MBL fold metallo-hydrolase — protein MTELECLPYGVGNTDEGVCLLVRMGPHRILLDCGLEQIEALTADAEPPADLVLCTHAHGDHARGLLALHRAFPHLPVYASEVTAQLLPLNWLDEPDVPDFCHALPWRSPVEFADGLSAELIPAGHLPGATALLLTYATSERTYTVFYTGDFLLSNSRLAEGLPLEELRGLKPDVLIAEGSYGTARFPHRRQQENQLAERIHQAIAASQSVLFPVPTLGLGQELLLLLRSHHHFTGRAIDIWVDERIAAGCDAYLELLHHFPSSVQNFARHQPLFWDERIRPHVRRLPLDPGLRQIALSGPTPAIVLTHYDTELSQYVHASLLPWLLLVPQQPGREGAIDALTEQRIQASKSLRSLLKSGRLTLDTYLLGEHCDGIGTTQLIHNLRPQHVVLVHGPANYLADLASLEELQNRYHLHTPLAGMRVDLPVGETFLQPAAPETQYEGELTEYEDGALVMLPPVLLTDPRWQSFADTGIVEVRWQGDSLVLRGVSQRELLNRGDEPDILPGTECCGNCIHYRGQRCWSQASSLFGFKVTPEGYCPAFSPVPPDPDEEPMDFSTNPIEREPDE, from the coding sequence GTGACTGAACTTGAATGCCTGCCCTATGGTGTGGGAAACACCGATGAAGGGGTCTGTCTGCTGGTTCGGATGGGGCCTCATCGGATTCTGTTGGACTGCGGGCTAGAACAGATTGAGGCGCTGACGGCAGATGCTGAGCCACCTGCGGATCTGGTGCTATGTACTCACGCCCACGGCGACCATGCGCGGGGGCTGCTGGCGCTGCACCGGGCGTTTCCCCATTTGCCTGTGTACGCTAGCGAGGTGACGGCCCAACTGCTGCCGCTGAACTGGCTGGATGAGCCAGACGTGCCAGACTTTTGCCATGCGCTGCCCTGGCGATCGCCCGTCGAATTTGCCGATGGTCTCAGCGCCGAACTGATTCCTGCCGGACACCTGCCGGGGGCCACAGCGCTCCTGCTCACCTACGCCACCTCGGAGCGCACCTACACCGTCTTCTATACGGGCGATTTTCTACTGTCCAACTCGCGGCTGGCGGAAGGGCTGCCGCTGGAGGAATTGCGCGGCCTCAAGCCCGACGTGCTGATTGCCGAGGGCAGCTATGGCACGGCCCGCTTTCCCCACCGCCGCCAGCAGGAAAACCAGCTTGCAGAGCGCATCCATCAGGCGATCGCCGCTTCGCAATCTGTCCTGTTTCCCGTGCCAACGCTGGGGCTGGGGCAAGAACTGTTGCTCCTCCTCCGCAGCCACCACCACTTCACCGGACGGGCGATCGACATCTGGGTAGACGAGCGCATCGCCGCCGGATGCGATGCCTATTTGGAACTGCTGCATCATTTCCCCAGCAGTGTGCAAAACTTTGCGCGACACCAGCCCCTCTTTTGGGATGAACGCATTCGCCCCCATGTGCGACGGCTGCCGCTCGATCCAGGGCTGCGGCAAATCGCCCTGTCGGGCCCCACGCCTGCCATCGTGCTGACCCACTATGACACCGAACTCAGCCAATACGTCCACGCCAGCCTGCTGCCCTGGCTATTGCTGGTGCCCCAGCAGCCGGGCCGCGAAGGGGCGATCGACGCGCTCACCGAACAGCGCATTCAAGCCTCCAAATCGCTGCGATCGCTCCTCAAATCGGGTCGCCTCACTCTCGACACCTACCTACTGGGCGAACACTGCGACGGCATCGGCACCACTCAACTGATCCACAACCTGCGGCCCCAGCACGTCGTTCTGGTGCATGGCCCGGCCAACTATCTGGCTGACCTGGCCAGCCTGGAGGAGCTGCAAAACCGCTATCACCTGCACACGCCGCTGGCCGGAATGCGCGTCGATCTGCCTGTGGGCGAAACTTTCCTTCAGCCTGCTGCGCCCGAAACGCAGTATGAAGGCGAACTGACCGAGTACGAAGACGGCGCACTGGTGATGCTGCCGCCTGTCCTGCTCACCGATCCGCGCTGGCAGTCCTTTGCCGACACGGGCATTGTGGAAGTGCGCTGGCAGGGCGACAGTTTGGTGCTGCGGGGCGTGTCTCAGCGAGAGTTGTTAAATCGCGGCGACGAGCCAGACATTTTGCCAGGAACCGAATGCTGCGGCAACTGCATCCACTATCGGGGGCAGCGCTGCTGGAGCCAGGCCTCGTCCCTCTTTGGCTTCAAAGTTACACCAGAAGGCTATTGTCCTGCATTCAGCCCAGTGCCGCCCGATCCTGATGAAGAACCAATGGATTTTTCCACGAACCCCATCGAGCGAGAACCCGATGAGTAG
- a CDS encoding DNA-3-methyladenine glycosylase has product MANPVFILLNLFSTRQTPVRSPSSPALNISTPSPNIIAPAWLSRCATQVAPDLLGCVLVRQLPTGETLRGVIVETEAYTPGDPACHAYRRRTPRNAVMFGPAGWAYVYLIYGMYHCFNVVTDLDGVPSAVLVRALELDHLPPGLDPGRDKLHRVAAGPGKLCRALQIDLSLTVTPLAPGQGLWLEGRSPAFQSQLDAGQLSFVQTTRIGLTQGADRPWRWYVAESKAVSRR; this is encoded by the coding sequence TTGGCAAACCCTGTTTTCATCCTACTCAATCTGTTTAGCACTAGACAAACGCCCGTGCGATCGCCCTCTTCCCCCGCTCTCAACATCTCGACACCCTCTCCAAATATCATTGCTCCCGCCTGGCTAAGCCGCTGCGCCACCCAGGTTGCACCCGATTTGCTGGGCTGTGTGCTAGTCCGCCAGTTGCCCACCGGGGAAACCCTGCGCGGCGTGATTGTAGAAACCGAAGCCTACACCCCCGGCGACCCTGCCTGCCATGCCTATCGCCGCCGCACACCGCGCAACGCCGTCATGTTTGGCCCGGCGGGGTGGGCCTATGTGTATCTCATCTATGGCATGTACCACTGCTTTAACGTCGTCACTGATTTGGACGGGGTCCCCAGTGCTGTGCTGGTGCGAGCGCTGGAGCTAGACCACCTGCCGCCTGGCCTCGACCCCGGCCGCGATAAGTTGCACCGCGTGGCGGCGGGCCCCGGAAAGCTCTGCCGCGCTTTGCAAATCGACCTCAGCCTGACGGTAACACCGCTCGCGCCGGGTCAAGGGCTGTGGCTAGAGGGGCGATCGCCCGCATTCCAGTCTCAGCTCGACGCAGGACAACTCTCCTTTGTCCAAACCACCCGCATCGGACTGACCCAAGGCGCAGACCGCCCCTGGCGCTGGTACGTTGCCGAAAGCAAAGCCGTATCGAGGCGGTAA